Genomic segment of Triticum aestivum cultivar Chinese Spring chromosome 6A, IWGSC CS RefSeq v2.1, whole genome shotgun sequence:
tatttggcgaggattttttattgttttttctaagacctcccgtggagtttcaggtcattccgagaatatttgttttctgcacataaaacaacatcatggtaattctgctgaaaacagcatcagtccgggttagttccattcaaatcatacaaattagattccaaaacaaggtcaaaagtgtttggaaaagtacatacgacggagacgtatcatcatagttcttaggtgaagccctgcgtggatcacttcaccatcaccgtcaccatgtcatagtgctgacgaaactctccctcgacactttgctggatcaagagttcgagggatatcatcgagctgaacgtgggcagaactcgaaggtgtcgtatgttcgatacttgatcggttgaatcgagaagacgtttgactacatcaaccgcgttaaactaacgcttccgcttcggtctactagggtacatggacaaactctccccctctcattgctatgcatatcctagatagatcttgtgtgagcataggatttttttttgtaattgcatgctatgttccccaacatgcagGTCATCGGGTCCTGCCTGGGAGGAACTAGTGACTGATTATGGTCTCCGTCATCATGATACAATGACTGTTAGACTTGAGAACTATGGAACGTTGCTTGGTTTTGATTTTTATCATGGTGAAGATTTGTTGCTCACTTTACCCCGGGTTGGTAAGTTGTTggttttcattttttaaaattattaCGATAGCTGATATTTTTCATGCAACATTTTTGCTCCCATTGGAATATCTTTTTGTAGCTCTTGAGAATTTGAGTGGATCTTAAAGGGGCCTTATTGGCGCCTAGTTTTACACTCGTGGGGCCGATCTCAATTATCGATAGTTGTTTTCCAAGTCACGTTCTCTCTTCATTCACAACTACATATTATGTCGTCCTTTTGTGCACATGCTTACTTCTTATAATGTCGGTTACTGGTCCTTTGGGTTGGGTTCGAGGATCCCCCTAATCCCGTCCACTAGTGGCCATGTTCGTCTAGTCCAGGAACATCAAGAAGGAATCACGCGAAGACTTGACGCATACTCCAAGGCGTCAAGGTAGTCCCCGACATGTTTTCCCCTAGATGCAACCGACTTATGTGTACCCCTAGTCACCCCTGGTATCTATATAAAGCGAGGTGTTAGGTCCATAGGGATACATATTCATTcacatacgatctcgtggtagatcacatGTACCTTTTACCCCATCACATCAATACAACCAAAGCGGTAGTATCACTCTCCACACGAATGCGACTAGCCACCTAGGCCAGATCGATACGTTTGCTCTAGGACACATTGTTAGATTCAAGAACTTCGAATACACCATGGATTTTTGTGGTGAGGTCGTTTTCTTGGGCTGGGTATCAGGTCAGGCCAAAGATCGCACTAACATGCCCATTCGGGCATCAGAATCAATCCCAGACTAGGATAATGGCATAAAATCAACCATGAACCCAACTTTGAGTCTAGAGCCGAGCACTACCATTGTGAATCCAGGTATCAGACCTGGTCGGGGAAGAGCCCGAGGTCATGTCAGATAGGATCTCAGATAGACTCCCATTGGACGCGACCTTCGATCAGGCCATGAATGAAAGTGAGAAGACTCTGCTGAATGAGATGTTAGGTCGAATTCATAAGCTTGCAATCTTGGACGATCGGAACTCAGTTTACGATCATATCTGGTAGAAACTGGGAGAAGTTGGAATTTTCAGCCCACCCATAACCCATCTAGTCGCTAATGCCGAGGAATTTTGACCCCCTCTTACACCTATAAATATTTTGAGAGAGAACCAGAGACCCCCCCCCTACAGGCACACCAATTCTAAGGGGTCTCTCCCACATAGCTCCACACTCAACCCGATCTAGTTGATCACCCCGTGCATttgaaaaccgaaccgaaaaagCATACCAAAAATAAACCAAACTGattttatggtttttatggtttcaggtttcggtatggtatgaacttttcataccgatttgaactttggtttttatggtatataccgaaaaaccgaacggttaaccgaTTAAACTgaagtaaaaaataaatttatatttcttgagatgaacaaccataaaagttgtcatttttcttgtacatgagttaaattcactactaagcacataaattttcttgtaacatagtcatttttctccttttaaaatgctaagcacgtccataaccatcaacagacGAATCAAAGCATTCATATATTCTTATATATgtagtcatatactatttgtgtaaaatagtatgtgttttgagtcataaatttgcaaattattatacgtcattttcaaattcgcgtcaactttggtttttatggtatataccgaaaccataccgaaataatttggtatataccgaaaccaaaCCGTATTTTATTTTCATAACGTATTTACCAAAGTACTAATACCGTACAAACCGAAAAACCATAGAaccgaaccatgtaaaccgaataaaccgaacgcacagggtGACTAGTTGATCTTAAGTTTAGACTCCTAATGACGGAGCGAAATACTATCAGATCCCTTGGTAGGGTTCATGACGAGATCAGAAGTACCAGAACGGAGTCTGCACgcagagtttacccaggttcggacctcCGAAGAGAATTACCCtacatcttgcttcttcttgttaTTCATGGTGAGGGGATACCTCGTGCAAAGGATTACAATGGTGTACAGGATTGCTACCGAGAGTTTGTATCTGAGATTGGATGATAATGAGGTCCTATACCTCCCTTTATATAGACAGGAGATGTCTAGGGTTTACACAGAGGGTAGGTCAGATATGTTATGCCGTCGTTTCCTTGACTTGAAGAGCACGAAGGTCGCCCATGCTTCTTTAGGGCTTCCTCCCCTTCTTGGGCCCGGTGGGCCCTGTGTACTGGGTGAGGACAGGTACCAAGGGTACAAGACCCCGTCACCTAATTAGATGGGTTCTAGTCTCTATCTAATAGAATTAGACTCCTAATTATACGGGACGCCGCTAGGCTCTCTCTCCAGTTTCCTCGGAGCTCTTCCTTCTTGCACGTTGAAGTGTTGTCGGATTACTACTTCAAAATGTGTGGATACCTCGGAGGGGTCGTCTACTTCGACTCTCGATTGGCGGATCGTCTCGAAGAAATTCTTGCGGCTGGGAGGTATAACCTAGTTGCTTTGCTACTATGCTCGCCGATGAGATTGCCGTTACCTGCCATCCTCATAGTGTTGGGTGTGATTGTGTAGCATATATCTTTTATTGTGCAATTTCCCCTACAGGTGAAGGGGCAAATGCATGTGAAATATTGTATTCTAGTAGAGAAGATATGTATGATGATATAGTGAGCCCTGGCCATGGGAATGGAAGACGCTTCACAAATGCTCATCAATTACAAGGTGATATATAGTATTAGAACCATGGAATCGCCATATTgttctttcttggaccagaatGTAACCCAATTGACTGTGGTGGCCTAATATCATTGGCCTTCATGAGACGGGCACTTGGCGCTGAAGGATAATTTAGTCTGTTTTTCTTTTGACATTCCACAATTTAGTCTATTTATAAAGCAAGTATACCTGAAACTGAAATGTTGGTAGTGTATATTGAGAGTTACTCTAGCCAGTATTTATGCTGCTTGTATACTCAAATGAAAATGCTCAGCTAAAAAAAGCTTCTTTGTAAAGACATATTGTTATACTCCCTCGTATCCAAATTAATTGTCGCTACTTTAGTAGTTGTACtaaggccctgtttgtttgggTTTTTGCTTCTGCTTTTGCAACTTTTTCACTTTCGTCAAAAAGCCATAAAAGCTTCTAAATAGATGTTTTTGCGACTTCAAAAGCCATAAAAGCTAAAAGCTTCTAAATAGATGTTTTTGCAGCTTTTATGGCTTTTGAAGACTTCAAAAGCCATAAAAGCTCCAAAAACATATATTTAGAAGCTTTTATGGCTTTTTGGCCAAAATGAAAAAGCtgcaaaagcaaaagcaaaaggccAAACAAACAGGGTCTAAAGCAGCCATAATTAATTTGGATTGATGGGAATGGTAAAAATACTTTAAAGAGTCGACGTGTTGGATGTGTGATGAGAAAAACAGATCGAGATATAGTTTTATTAAATGAGAGCAACCCTTTATTAATTACATACATATCTTGTAATCTTTAGGAGTATACTTTATTTCTGAAGATTCAATGATTGCAAATCCTCCAATTCActtttcttcctcttcatgttcttTTTGTGCATGTGCTGAAAGTATATTTTCCCTTGATATATGTATGCCACTTTCACGCCAAGTGTGGGAAAATACAGGCTAGAGTTAACTGTAATTATTTGCTTTCTTTTTGAAGTAAAAATAAAGACATattataatttctttttctatcaactcatgccaaatacatattccttccgATCCATTGTACTAAATCAGTTGCAAGTAATATGAAATGGAGGAAGTAATAAATCCATTTAAGTGGAGCTTTCATCATCCAGTGAGGCTGGAGGAACCAGGTTCAGAGAAGCCAGGGTAGCACTGGTGTTGATCCATGCCAACACCATCATCAGCAAAAATATCGCTCCAAGGCCATTGCTGCTGCTGGCcaatgtcgtcttctcctcctccgATCAGCCCCACCCCCTCCTCCGACCGCTGGTCGTTGGCAATGGCGAAGTTCTCGGAGGTGGGCATGTTATTGCTTCCGTTGGCGCTGCTGTTGCTGGGGCTGCCGACCGTGGCGCCACTGACATCGCCGATATGGTCCTGATCAGCACCGACGCGGACGCCGGTGATGAGGAATCGGCGGTGGGTGGAAGCATTGGGAGTTGCGGTGTGGATGGCAACGTCGCAGCTTCGGCACAGGAGGGCTCTGTCCTCTACACAGAAGAAGTAGCCTGTTTTCTCCTGGAATGTAATATATAAGTACATAgtacatgtttatgaatgaaaaaaCTCATATCAATTAGAATGTTAGGAGATTCTTTTGAAAATCCTTTTAACAATAAATACTTACATATGTACGTCTTTCTTATATTTTAATAAGAATTTTAGGAATTACAACCCCCAGATAAATAAAGTAGGTTGCACACCATGTCACGTTTAGAAAGAAAGAATTATACAAATAGGGTATTTTCCTTTTTCACCCCCATAATCCTGATATTTTGATAGTTTTGCCCTATTTAAAATATCTTGCTATGTATACTCTCATAATTTTAGGGTTttccaaacattttattcaaaagtcACAATTGAGACAAGGGACGGATCTAAGGGGAGACGAGGGGGGggggcgagccccccccccccccaatcgatCGTCTTGTCCCTCGATAGTGATCTGTCAATCACTAATTTTTTGGCTTGCCCGCTTGTCCCGTGCtggcttcgccccccccccccctatcctTCCTCACGCCTTTCTCATTAACGTAAAAGCTTCAGCCCATGTACGGCCCATTACATGCTAAAATCCAAAAATCCACCATCATAAAAGAAAATTGCCTAACAGGCCATCGTGGAAGGAAAAGAGGCCTGTTAATTGCAGCACACAGCCACGACCTGATTACGCACTCTCGTATCGCTAATTTCTCCAAGCCGCCGTTGATATTGAAACTGGCGCCTGAGGGCTGCTGCGATCAGATCTCTCCGTCGGGTCGCCATGGAGAGAAGCGGAGAAGGGAAGGGATCGCCGGAATACGCAGGTGTCTATCCACGCACATGTTGCTGGTTCCCAGAAGAGCGGACGCACGGATGGACAACAACCACTCAAGGGGAAAAGGTAATTGATTCTCACATCAGATTAGTTCTTTGCTTTAAAAATTATAGAAGTATAATCAGACAGATTTAGAATCAATTATAACATTCCTACTTGTGCTTGTGTAAACATGAAGAAGAAGAGAGCAGAATTGATTCATCAATTTTTGATTCCGTTTTTGGGACTGGGTCGAGTTAGTGAGGTCCATCTCATCAATTCCAATAAATAATGAGATTAGGTAATATATTATTTACTACAAATTATTATTTCATAAGATTATCCGGTATTTCTAGTGTTGTGAATTTGTTTTGTCATTTGTCAATTTTCAATCAAGTTTGATCATGTGAATGCAATGAATAGACACAAAAAGGGTGTGTTACACCATGGCATCTCCATTAGACCAGACCTTAATTTTTTTTACAACATTACCATTGCATATGAGACTTAGTGTGAAACCTCGCCCCCTCTATGTTGAAATCCTGGCTCACAATCGGTTTACCAAACGACAACACTGCTCACAACaactttttcatagctcacatcccACAATCAGCTTTTTAAAAGCCACATCCCAACCAAACAGACAGCCAACCGAAAAGGCGGAAGGGAGAAGCGTCACAGAGGCATCACAATCAGTAGAGCGTCAAGGACCGGAACTCCGTCGAGGGTGCTACACTGGGCAAGGTCGCGTGTGTTTGGCACCTACATGCCACCCAGCGAGGACCAGGGTGAGACAATTACGCTAGGCTTCGGTAGCCCGAGTCAAATGAGGAACAAGAGCGACCTCCACATCCGTATGCGAGAACAGGATGGGGTCGGTGACGCATAATGCACCGTGGGGGAGCCACAAGTCAATGTAGAAGACCTTGTGATGCCTGTTGTTGACGAGAGCGACAAAGATGGACCGGTAAGCAGCAACAGGGAGCACATTAATCCAAGTATTAGAATAATTGAGGGAAACATTCACGCCCTCTGTTTTAGAATAATGGAGGGAGTATCTCCTACCAAGAACAACCAATGCGGAGCTGGCACGTCAAATATTGCACCACAAGAGTAGAGCTAAATGTTTACTCCCTcggttccataatataagagcattttctgatactagtgtagtgtcaaaaacgctcttatattatgagtcagaggaagtatttttttggttGTATTAATATAGAACGGATTTTGGCATTGAATGCCTAAGAATCACTGTTTAATTTTTTTTCATCAAATTACTTTCGGAACATGTTTTTATTTTTATCGCAATCTGGGAGCTCAAATAGAAATGAATGGTCAAATATGCGGATCTTGAAGATCAAGTCAGTGTCTAAAATGGCAACTTTAGAGAACCTGAGGCAGAACATTGATATTGCACTCACCCGTTTAACAAATACGGAGTATCACGAAATTAAGTTTGCAATTGCATAATGCTGAACTTGTTTCATACTAGTAGTTCGCTACAAGAAAACAGCTAAGTAGTCAAGGAAAGTCGAAAGAACAGGTAAACAAACTGTCAAACAAGCAAGAAAAACATAATTATCCACCACAACACCAAACGGAGCATACGTCAAGCACaactcttcttctttttctttgcaagAAAACTCAAGCTTAAGTACCTGGCAGATGTCGCAGGCGGGGTGGCtcccgccgtcgtcgccggcgccgggcGACGACGAGCCGGCGGGCGTTGAGGAGAGGAGCGCGACGCGGTGGTGCCTGCCGGCGAGCTTGTTGGCGGAGTGCACGGCGGCGTCGCAGCGGCGGCACAGCGCGGCCTCGTCGGCGCAGCACAGCACCGCGGCCTCCGCCTGCCCGCACGCGTCGCACCCTATCTTCATGAGCATGCGCCGTGCATGAGGGAGAAGAGAAATCTCGAGGATGGATACTGGGAGGGTGCGAGCCGGGAGGGAGAGGGAAATGGTATTAGTAGCATCTGGACACTTGCCAGTTTTGGTAGGTGGAGGTCGCTGTCCGGGAAAATATCCGCTGCCCTGCACAGGCTGCACTACATGCCACGTCGGTAATTCTAGTACGGAGTACCTGCTTCCCTTTTTTGACAAGTTTTAATTTTCTTGCTGGCCACGGTTGGAGCGTCGTGCGGTTGATAGACCGACGCATGAGGCTCCGGTTAGCCGTGGAAGAGGTTTATGTTGTGCCAAGGAGCCACGTAGGTCTACCGGAAAGTCCATTTCAGTCACAGCTAGGGAGAAAAATCCCGAGATCTTTAGTCGAGTCCACCGTGCATTTTTCTTAATTTCAACATTTTTGCATTTTATAAAGATAGTACCCCGTCCGTATAACATAATAAATGACGTGGTTTTATATCGTCTGACCGAAGGGCAGCTTTTCTTCCTCTCAAGGGCAAGATCACCAGTAGAAAAACGAGTATTAGTAGCAGGTCTCGGAAGCAGTTGTGACCAAGCAGAACAATGCTACATGTAGTACCTACACCGAAggagcttattattattattattattattattattattattattattattattattattattatacaaAGCATCGAGGCGGTTAGGAACACAAAACCTCATGCGGCAAAGATTGAAAGTGGTTGGTGATTAGCAACCACCTCCATTTTCACAGCACCGCAAGCGGTTTCTTCTTAGAATCCGCCTAGGGCTAGTGATTAGCTCGGGGCACCCACATTTCCTTCTTTTCGTCCACGGGTTATGATACatgatacgtctcaaatgtatccATTTCTATGAACACTTTTGATTGACTTTTAACTAAAATATTGCTGTGGTGAATAAAATCTAACCGGCACTGACGCTGCTGTCAGCAAAATTTTACATGGTGTTATCTTTCTGTGCAGAAAAGTGTTGGAAAAAATAAAACAACAATAGAAGGCAAAGTATTTCAACATATAAGGGACATGGGGCCTAGACTTTGACCAAACAGAGGCCTATAGTGCCTAGGCACCCATGGCCCTGAGGCAACTCCACCGGGTGCGTACTGCCTAGGGTGTGGGTGCCTCGGGCTAGCCTGCAGTGCCGTTGGCTTTATATTCATGAGAAATATCTTTGTGATTTATCCTTGTTTTTTGTACGATACTGAGATGCCATCATCATAATTCTTCATCCAGGAGGGGGGGCTGCTTGAAGCTGTACTTTTTTTTCCCGGAGAGGGGGAATGTTCACCATGAACTTTGTCAACCCCTTCTCCAACACTATCAACATGCTCTCCCAACCATGTGTGAGTAATCCGATGTAGCCACATGGGATGGATGAGAACTGAATGAGATTGATTATGTATTAGACCTCAGATTGATGTGGGAATGATCCATAGTGTAATGGTTGTTCAAGAATTggtattgctatgactttgctttgCCCAATACTTATTACTAAGGCCCGAGTAACACTTGTCATCAAGCCACAACCCCTCTCATTTTTCGTCCATCTCCCTTCCCCTTCCCTGATCCATGGCCAAACCCTAGCTAGTCAAAATCCTTGTTCACCTGGACAAGCATGGAAGTGTAGTGGCGGTTCTACTGCCACCGCAGCGGCGTGGTGGCAAATCCACCCATCCACGTTGGCACAATGGTATGTCACCGCCACCGGCCTCCACCGAGGCCTCCCCGGGCAGACTCCGTCACATGGGAGCACCCCTTTTGATGTTGTCTCATATCTCTGGCACGGTGAGCTCTGAAGTGTGGCCGACCTTCGCGTTGATGGCCTTTGAACCTGCCTACTAAACACTGATGAAACTTGTATCTTTGCCTTTGTACATTTCGTCGAAATACATATGTGTAATGAAACCCGACTAGGTCTAAATAAACGTGTACACATGTGTAACAAAACCCAACTAGGTCTAAATAAATATGTACATATGTGTAATTATACCCAATTAGGTCCAATGAAATATGTCTCTTGCAAGTGCTTTATTATTTGATGACACCGTACAAAATTGTAACTTAGTTGTTTTGGACCACCACATTTTCTCTTCTCGAAAGGCTTGATTTATTTAGGTGGCTATACTTAGTTGTATGTCCAAACATGAACAAGTTTTTTCCTTGTTGTTAATAGGGATATCGATGGGGACATGTACTATCATCGATGTTGCGACATTTTAGTTGCATAGCATAAGTATTTAGTATATAAGAGGAAGGGTCGGGAGGAAGCACTAGCTACTCCGGACGATGAATCTTCTCTTCTTGCGTAATAAGTTTGCCTTCAGGACATATTGTTGCCTTATGGATTTATTCAATCAACTTCTTGTCCAGAGGCGGTTATGATCCTGGGAGCATGTATAATTGTTCTGGTTAAATTTCACTTAGGTCAGTACATATGTTATTACTATATAAATTATAGTTTCCTTGTGAATTGGTTTTTGATCAAATTGGATTTTAGGCACACTACACGAGATGGAAAAGTCTTACTAGCTCGTCTACTGTACATCTCCATTAATGTGCATATTTTATGCACATCACAAAAGACATATGGAAATGTAGAGAGGACGTCATGAAGAGGCGAGAAGGGTAACTACATGGGACGCTGCCGTAGTAGTATAAGCACATCACAATAGACTTATGTTTCTAGATTTTACAAATATGTCCATATGTTGGATGTGAAGTGTTTAATTCTCCATCGTAGCTTTGAAACCCCAGTTATATGTATGTGTTTTATGAAAAGCAAAGTGTTGGTGCAATGAATGATGTATGCATGTGTATCGTGCTTGTATGTTTTTGTCAATTTTATTTGCAGGGCTAGTAACAAAATAGAAATCATTCTCAACCCTGAAAAGGGTAATGGAGACGGTAATGAAGACAATTCTGCGGAGGAAACCGCCTTGGGGCTCAAAGCATTGGAACTGCGTTATCTCAAAGAACCACGTGCACTTACAAAAATTGGAGACGTTTGCTAAAATGCCACTGCCGTTCCAACTATTAGCGACACAAGCTTTGAGACGGAATAAGGAACCACCGCTCGCCCATGTACGAAACCACCTCCAAAGCCCGATCATGTACTCAAATTAGAAACGGTACAACATCACCATGAAATCTACGACGAGGTGTCATGGATGCTCCGTCATCCAAGTGGTATCGTCCCCGGCGACGACGGAGTTTTGTCTGTGATGAGGATGTTTAAGGGCCAATTTTGTTTCCATATGTGTTGGGGGTCTCGTTGTAAAAGTCAAGGATAAGTTTGCAATTTACATTTACTAATTGGTCCATCTATAACTTGTTATGTACAACTATTTTAATATTAATGCAACTTCAGGGTCCTTATGGACCCCCTTTGGTTCAAAAAAATGTATGATACTAACTTATTTTCCTATGCCGATATCTAACCACGAGGCATTACCTAATTGTACGCACATGTAGATGTTCTTCCATTTTTTTTCCCCCACTGCAAGATTTGAATGCCTAGAACACAACGAGTGGTTCAGGGCGAGTGGTGTTGCGAGCAGTgcaatcttttttttcttttttggtgcaATCTAACGACACATGACAACATGAACCATCGGTGAGAAGAAAAACGATATGCATACACAGCAAGATGACATCTCTACCATAAAAGGAGAGTTTGTAGTCACATCCGTTTCGTTCATGTCGTATGCAGCCATTCATCTCCAAAAATCGTTCTAGTTATCTCTTGCCCAATCTCGCAACTAATTAGTCTGGTTAATTATGCAAGTTAATTAGGCATGCTTTAGTTTATGGAAAATAGTATGGACCTTTAGAGATGAGGGTCACATTAGTTATGAAGAGTTTCATTCTTTAAACTGGAAGATCACATGAATTGTGTAAAATATTGTCGTGCATCGGACGTGAAAATCACATTAATTAAGAAAAGTATTATCTAGAATACCCTTATCCCCGTTGCAACACAGAGCAATTAGCTAGTCTAACTAGAGGGTGAGTATAACTTCTTTTGTTTGGTTTTGAATACGGATGAGGACAATGCCTGTCACTGGAATGAAGACAAGGGGAGTCATGGCTACCAAATCCAGCTCGTCAAAATATCCATGTTTCTACTCAGGGCAATTAGCTAGTCTAACTAGAGGGTGAGTACaactttttcttttactttttgatGAATACGGATTGTAGAAGTGTATGCTCTAACTAATGCAATCAAAATatcgatctgatggaagagactaggcaacacATTATATGTCAACACTTTTCCTCACGTGTGGCTTCCTCAGGCCTAAATGTGAAttgaaaatgggctgtaatttttatttgcctcttggctctgataccatatagaaatgcatgctctagccaatgtaATCAAAAAACCAATCTAATGAAAAAGACTAGGCAACACATTAAATACAACGTATGTCTAGCACTGGAAATAAGAGAAGGGAGTCATGGCTACCAAATCCAGCTCGTCAAAATATCCATCCATGAGATCTCGATGGGCCAAAAGATCTGTGGCAGATACAGTGGCCTTGTCCGGACTCGAGATGGGTCCGTGGCTCCATGTCAACGTCGCCACGAGATTGAGATGCACTTGCAGGGGCGGGAAGGACCACGGTCCATCAGTATGCAGAAGCCTTGTGTGGACACTAGGTTGCCACGGTGAAATGAGAATGGATATTCCGACCCGTACCCATAGACCGTAGCTTACCTACCTAGCCGTATCTGGTGTGTTCGTTCTTTCTCTGCTCGACCGACTTCTCTTGTCCACACAATGTGATATCCAAAATGTATGCAAGTGAACAGAGGAAGGTGACGTGTGCATGCCTGCATGGATTAGGGGCAGCCTCAGGATTTGAGGATATCTCCGACTACGTTTCTCAAACACATGCAAAGAAAAAAATGTGTTTCTCAAACGGACATCCTCATATGTGAATGAAGTAATGTTCATGGACTCCTTAAAAAGAAGGTAATATTCATGGACATTAAGGCGGAGAGACGCCATACAATGGTATCTCTCAAAAATTtctagttcaaatatttcaaacacaaAGTTTTGATCAAATTTACCGAATTTGATATATTACATGCAAACTATACTAAATTTAAGCTAATTTGATATATATTATAACCAAACATAacttaaactaaacctaaactagaCTAATATCGGATTGTGACCTCGTCGGTATGACCTTTGAGGCCACTAGGACCATCAACATTGTCATCATTGTCGCCACAGTTGCAGAAGCGTCCCAAGCACCAGTGGTGGAGCTTGAAAAAAAAAATTGGGCGGGCCAGACTAACACAGAGTAtagtttttctttctgaaattttTAATCATATAAACAATACACACAATTTTAGTCCTCCGAGTACTCTAGCCATGAGGGGGAAAGACCAAA
This window contains:
- the LOC123132441 gene encoding B-box zinc finger protein 22, translating into MLMKIGCDACGQAEAAVLCCADEAALCRRCDAAVHSANKLAGRHHRVALLSSTPAGSSSPGAGDDGGSHPACDICQEKTGYFFCVEDRALLCRSCDVAIHTATPNASTHRRFLITGVRVGADQDHIGDVSGATVGSPSNSSANGSNNMPTSENFAIANDQRSEEGVGLIGGGEDDIGQQQQWPWSDIFADDGVGMDQHQCYPGFSEPGSSSLTG